One Drosophila kikkawai strain 14028-0561.14 chromosome 3L, DkikHiC1v2, whole genome shotgun sequence genomic window carries:
- the LOC108073879 gene encoding alcohol dehydrogenase-like: MDLSGKNVVYFGGFGGIGQKCVQELLQRKIKSLAIFDLTENSQVLAEWKSNNPDTDIFYQKVDITQKSDIEAAYKATAEKLGHFDVVVNGSGLMNDRLIELTIQINLLGVVYSCLTALEYMDKTKGGHGGVIVNISSVAGLQPTSSMAIYSAAKTGVTTFTRALAHPSYYARSGVGFITVCPGFTDTGLLDDILNKTTFEYQPPMMAGKVKKQTAEQCARSLVGAIETGKNGAVLLLELGETHEVDIPSHWKPQFED, from the exons ATGGATTTGTCTGGCAAAAATGTGGTTTACTTTGGCGGCTTCGGCGGCATAGGCCAGAAATGTGTGCAAGAGTTGCTTCAGCGAAAAATAaag TCGTTGGCAATTTTTGATTTAACAGAAAATAGCCAAGTGCTGGCTGAGTGGAAAAGCAACAATCCCGACACAGATATATTCTACCAAAAAGTAGACATCACCCAAAAGTCAGACATTGAGGCGGCCTACAAGGCCACCGCCGAGAAACTGGGTCACTTCGATGTGGTGGTCAATGGCAGTGGACTGATGAACGATCGTCTGATCGAACTAACCATTCAAATAAATCTG CTGGGCGTAGTTTACAGTTGCCTGACAGCCCTGGAGTACATGGACAAGACGAAGGGTGGCCATGGTGGAGTTATAGTGAATATATCCTCGGTGGCTGGACTGCAACCCACGTCATCAATGGCCATTTACTCGGCTGCCAAGACGGGAGTTACCACCTTTACCAGGGCCCTGGCT CACCCAAGTTATTATGCCCGCTCTGGCGTGGGTTTTATTACCGTATGTCCCGGTTTCACTGACACTGGCCTTTTGGACGATATTCTTAACAAGACGACCTTCGAATACCAGCCCCCCATGATGGCCGGCAAGGTAAAGAAGCAGACTGCAGAGCAGTGTGCTCGGAGCTTGGTCGGGGCCATAGAGACGGGCAAAAATGGGgcagtgctgctgctggagctgggTGAGACCCACGAGGTGGATATACCAAGCCATTGGAAGCCTCAATTTGAagattga